A single window of Salvia splendens isolate huo1 chromosome 8, SspV2, whole genome shotgun sequence DNA harbors:
- the LOC121745655 gene encoding uncharacterized protein LOC121745655 — protein sequence MSKRTSLFTHRAWELLRALLCTRRGELCRNRAAITRSAFHKLFKKIGAYAARDSRTALLYGDHEISFQRTPVVHVRMHRAPAALRLKLPHIPCVTPQVDHDWEDEDDEVWCDPVRRNCLLKEEEMSDESDEGIDERAEEFITKFYEEMKQQRQISYV from the coding sequence ATGTCGAAACGCACCTCACTCTTCACTCACAGAGCGTGGGAGCTCCTCCGCGCGCTGCTGTGCACCAGAAGAGGCGAATTGTGCAGAAACAGAGCCGCGATCACGCGCAGCGCGTTCCACAAGTTATTCAAAAAAATCGGGGCCTACGCCGCCAGAGATTCGCGCACGGCGCTTCTCTACGGCGATCACGAGATCTCGTTCCAGAGGACGCCGGTGGTGCACGTGAGGATGCACCGCGCGCCGGCTGCTCTGCGGCTCAAGCTGCCGCACATTCCGTGCGTCACGCCGCAGGTGGATCACGATTGGGAGGATGAGGACGATGAGGTGTGGTGCGATCCTGTGCGTCGCAATTGTTTGTTGAAGGAGGAGGAGATGAGTGATGAAAGTGATGAGGGGATTGATGAGAGGGCGGAGGAGTTCATCACTAAGTTCTATGAGGAAATGAAGCAGCAGAGACAGATTTCATATGTATGA